From Primulina tabacum isolate GXHZ01 chromosome 2, ASM2559414v2, whole genome shotgun sequence, one genomic window encodes:
- the LOC142536892 gene encoding putative aspartic proteinase GIP2, with the protein MSPSNLSVLIFCLFVSSSLTNGATPPKPKAFTFPIKKDATTNQYYTTIQIGANFTTFNTVIDLGGKFAWFNSIDYFESASGYRPILCGTQQCRIANGIGCVFCFLSPPVPGCTNNTCSDYALNPFSGTQGYSGLGQDTLHVFSTRGDRYDLKDFPFQFSDPVLRDELASQTAGLVGLGRTRISLQAQIASAFKVRQQFALCIPSTGNEGKLIVGQGNYNSPFEVISKKLTTTSLIRNPVSTDMNERIGNLSVEYFINVKSIKVGNKALSLNNTLLSINKRTGTGGTNLRTVRHYTILHRSIYRALVNGFVAAAASKNIKRVASVSPFGACFDSKTIINTKTGPDVPNIDFVLDTTSVFWRFLGSNSMVKVNNDVTCLAFLDGGVDPFTSIVLGGYQMQDYLLEFDVASSKLRFSSSLLALGTSCSQFGAS; encoded by the coding sequence ATGTCTCCTTCAAATCTATCTGTATTAATTTTCTGCTTGTTTGTTTCATCTTCGCTAACAAATGGCGCAACCCCTCCAAAACCCAAGGCCTTCACTTTCCCGATCAAGAAAGATGCCACCACAAACCAATACTACACCACTATTCAAATAGGTGCAAATTTCACAACTTTCAATACGGTCATTGATCTTGGTGGGAAATTTGCATGGTTCAACTCTATCGATTACTTCGAATCCGCTTCCGGCTACCGCCCCATCCTCTGCGGCACTCAGCAGTGTCGGATCGCCAACGGGATTGGATGCGTCTTCTGTTTCTTGTCTCCCCCGGTTCCCGGGTGCACAAACAACACGTGCTCGGATTACGCTCTCAACCCGTTTTCGGGCACGCAGGGATACAGCGGCCTCGGACAGGACACACTGCACGTGTTTTCGACTCGTGGAGATAGGTATGATTTGAAAGATTTCCCCTTTCAGTTCTCTGATCCTGTCCTCAGGGACGAATTGGCTAGCCAGACGGCGGGATTGGTCGGATTAGGCAGGACTAGGATTTCATTGCAGGCGCAGATCGCATCAGCTTTCAAAGTTCGCCAGCAGTTCGCACTCTGCATTCCGTCTACTGGAAACGAAGGGAAATTGATCGTCGGACAGGGGAATTACAACAGCCCGTTTGAAGTAATATCTAAGAAGCTTACCACAACATCCCTGATAAGAAATCCTGTCAGCACAGATATGAATGAGCGAATCGGGAACTTATCAGTTGAATATTTCATAAACGTGAAATCCATCAAAGTTGGAAACAAGGCTCTTTCACTCAACAACACTTTGCTTTCGATCAACAAGAGAACGGGTACCGGCGGCACAAATCTCCGAACCGTGAGGCACTACACAATTCTCCACAGGTCAATTTATAGGGCCCTGGTTAACGGATTTGTTGCAGCTGCTGCATCGAAAAACATAAAAAGGGTCGCTTCGGTATCTCCTTTCGGGGCCTGTTTTGATTCAAAGACGATCATAAACACCAAGACAGGGCCCGATGTTCCGAATATTGACTTTGTGCTGGATACAACCAGTGTTTTCTGGAGATTTTTGGGGTCAAATTCGATGGTTAAAGTAAACAACGACGTCACGTGCCTCGCATTTTTGGATGGAGGGGTGGATCCATTTACTTCTATAGTTCTGGGAGGATACCAAATGCAGGATTATCTTCTTGAGTTCGATGTTGCTTCCTCGAAGCTCAGGTTCAGTTCTTCACTGCTGGCGCTTGGTACAAGCTGTTCCCAGTTCGGGGCTTCCTAG